From the genome of Candidatus Hadarchaeales archaeon, one region includes:
- the rpl4p gene encoding 50S ribosomal protein L4, giving the protein MEVNVYSLDGKVAKKITLPKVFETDIRTDVIRRAVHAIQSARRQPYGPDEMAGKRTTAEPWGKGYGVSRVPRVKGTRYPAAGRAGFVPHAVGGRRAHPPKPEKKLVEKINKKEKKLAVMSAIAATKDRKLVMKRGHVVDGIPEFPLVVSAEIEELKSAKEVEKFLKNIGVWKDVERVMRNTKIRSGRGKMRGRKYRVPTGPLIVVGEDRGITKGARNIPGVNVTTVEGLNAELLAPGGIPGRLTIWTEKAIEKLGGMFA; this is encoded by the coding sequence ATGGAAGTAAATGTTTATTCGCTTGATGGAAAGGTCGCAAAAAAGATAACCTTGCCAAAAGTTTTTGAAACAGATATCCGTACAGACGTCATAAGACGCGCCGTTCACGCGATCCAGAGCGCTCGTCGGCAACCATACGGCCCGGATGAGATGGCTGGTAAAAGAACCACAGCCGAACCTTGGGGTAAGGGTTATGGTGTTTCAAGAGTTCCAAGAGTAAAAGGAACCAGATATCCCGCTGCCGGAAGAGCTGGATTTGTTCCGCATGCTGTGGGGGGCAGAAGAGCCCATCCACCGAAACCGGAGAAAAAGCTGGTAGAGAAAATAAACAAAAAGGAAAAAAAGTTAGCTGTAATGTCTGCGATCGCTGCAACAAAAGACCGAAAGCTTGTTATGAAGAGAGGACACGTTGTCGACGGAATACCCGAATTTCCGCTGGTGGTGTCTGCAGAGATAGAAGAATTAAAGTCTGCCAAAGAAGTAGAAAAGTTTCTTAAAAATATTGGTGTTTGGAAAGATGTAGAAAGGGTTATGAGAAACACAAAAATAAGAAGCGGACGAGGAAAAATGAGGGGTAGAAAATATCGAGTGCCTACCGGACCACTTATTGTGGTGGGAGAAGACAGAGGAATAACAAAAGGGGCACGTAATATCCCCGGGGTTAATGTCACTACAGTTGAAGGTCTAAATGCGGAGCTTTTGGCTCCTGGAGGGATACCGGGGAGACTAACAATATGGACAGAAAAAGCGATAGAAAAACTTGGAGGCATGTTCGCATGA
- a CDS encoding 50S ribosomal protein L3, which produces MGKTSRPRRGSLAFSPRVRAKRPYGRVQTYPISEEVRLQLFPAYKAGMSHVFIIDDRKGSLTYGQEISVPVTVLETPPVFVCAVRIYAKAERGKKAIYEVWAKDLPKQIFRKIPKIKKYDFEKAINKAEELVKSGKAVDVRAIICTQPWKGNVPKKTPEIVEAGVSGKSLEEKWEYCKKILGTEIQVSKIFNEGEFVDVIGITKGKGFQGPVKRWGIKILPRKTRKGRRQVGSIGPWTPAKVMWTVPMAGQMGYHQRTELNKRILKIGTNGKEITPKGGFLRYGPIRSDYIVVSGSVPGTTKRLLLLRQAIRPPKFPSGTPTITYISLKSQQG; this is translated from the coding sequence ATGGGAAAGACGAGTAGACCAAGAAGAGGATCTTTGGCGTTTTCGCCGCGAGTCAGGGCTAAAAGACCCTATGGTAGAGTACAGACTTATCCTATATCGGAAGAGGTTAGGCTCCAGTTGTTTCCTGCGTACAAGGCAGGAATGAGTCATGTTTTCATAATTGATGACAGAAAAGGAAGCTTAACATATGGGCAAGAGATATCTGTGCCAGTTACTGTTTTAGAGACTCCGCCAGTTTTCGTTTGTGCTGTTCGCATCTATGCAAAGGCTGAACGGGGTAAGAAAGCGATTTATGAAGTATGGGCCAAGGACCTGCCAAAACAAATTTTCCGAAAAATTCCTAAAATCAAGAAATACGACTTTGAAAAAGCGATTAATAAAGCCGAAGAGCTTGTGAAAAGCGGAAAAGCTGTTGATGTTCGAGCCATTATCTGCACACAACCTTGGAAGGGGAATGTTCCTAAGAAAACTCCGGAAATCGTTGAAGCCGGAGTTAGTGGAAAATCTTTAGAAGAAAAGTGGGAATACTGCAAAAAGATTCTCGGCACCGAAATTCAGGTTTCAAAGATTTTTAATGAGGGAGAGTTTGTTGATGTTATAGGAATCACAAAGGGAAAAGGATTCCAAGGACCGGTTAAGAGATGGGGCATAAAGATTCTTCCGAGAAAAACCAGAAAGGGGCGGAGACAGGTTGGATCAATCGGTCCTTGGACTCCAGCAAAGGTCATGTGGACCGTACCAATGGCTGGACAGATGGGATATCACCAGAGAACAGAGTTAAACAAACGAATACTAAAAATTGGAACGAATGGGAAGGAAATAACACCGAAAGGTGGTTTTTTGAGGTATGGTCCAATAAGGTCCGATTACATAGTGGTTAGTGGATCAGTTCCAGGGACAACAAAGAGACTGCTTCTTTTGCGACAGGCGATTAGACCACCCAAGTTCCCGAGCGGAACACCGACTATCACTTACATAAGTCTAAAGTCTCAACAGGGGTGA
- a CDS encoding ArsB/NhaD family transporter, whose product MRIPFTKKRIHLDFGIATLICALILLIFSGERWMLLHRGMMGIDNLRPFSVIILILSLSFICLTLEYVGFFEYVALKFLKTARNGKKLFLNIFILTFLLTLPTNNDIVILTLTFTILHICRHAKINPIPFLFLQFFSTNIAGMALYIGNPTNIIVADFVGIDFVEFAKFMLLPSFLSTLVCTIALWIIFRKQIPESLEVQMEENLEIIRDRKAMWAGLLCLFLTITLIGLPKSITKLPAWSISLIFAILLAFFISYRKLLRKIAVRVPWKIAPYLIGLFVLVEGLAYTGWTARFSSIFSIFRMSSISIVAVCFAASWLSGFMNNHPMAVFFSRSLNVQNKGVALAIIAGSDIGPCTMITGSLAGIMWSEILTQSGYPISFSEFTKYGFIISLLAIFTTSAVISAEILLF is encoded by the coding sequence GTGAGGATCCCGTTCACTAAGAAAAGAATTCATTTGGATTTCGGAATTGCAACTTTGATATGTGCTCTTATTTTGCTGATTTTTTCTGGTGAACGATGGATGCTCCTCCATCGAGGCATGATGGGGATAGATAACCTCCGACCGTTTTCTGTGATAATCCTAATTTTATCTCTCTCCTTCATTTGTTTGACCTTGGAATACGTCGGTTTTTTTGAGTACGTGGCTTTGAAATTTTTAAAAACAGCGCGGAATGGTAAAAAACTCTTTCTAAACATCTTTATCCTAACTTTTTTGCTTACTTTGCCTACAAATAACGACATCGTCATTTTGACTCTCACTTTTACGATACTTCATATATGCCGACATGCAAAAATAAATCCAATACCATTCCTCTTTCTTCAATTTTTTAGTACAAACATCGCTGGAATGGCACTTTATATCGGAAACCCAACAAACATCATCGTTGCAGATTTTGTTGGTATAGATTTCGTAGAATTTGCCAAATTTATGCTGCTTCCTTCCTTTCTTTCAACTTTGGTGTGTACGATTGCCCTCTGGATAATCTTCAGAAAACAGATACCAGAGAGTCTGGAAGTTCAAATGGAAGAAAATCTCGAGATAATAAGAGATAGAAAAGCCATGTGGGCCGGTCTGCTTTGCCTTTTTCTGACAATAACTCTAATTGGATTACCGAAAAGCATAACAAAACTTCCGGCTTGGAGCATCTCTTTGATTTTCGCCATTTTGCTCGCCTTTTTCATTAGCTATAGGAAACTCCTCAGAAAAATCGCAGTTAGAGTACCTTGGAAAATTGCCCCCTATCTTATTGGACTGTTTGTACTTGTGGAGGGCCTTGCATACACTGGTTGGACAGCAAGATTCTCCTCCATTTTTTCTATTTTTAGGATGAGTAGTATATCCATTGTAGCAGTGTGCTTCGCAGCCAGTTGGTTGTCTGGATTTATGAATAATCATCCGATGGCTGTTTTCTTCTCAAGAAGTTTGAACGTTCAAAATAAGGGAGTAGCTTTGGCCATAATAGCCGGCAGCGACATTGGCCCTTGCACCATGATCACGGGTTCGCTGGCTGGAATAATGTGGTCTGAAATACTCACCCAGTCTGGATATCCGATCTCGTTTTCAGAATTTACCAAATACGGGTTCATCATCAGCCTTCTTGCCATATTTACCACATCGGCCGTAATTTCTGCCGAGATTCTACTTTTTTAA
- a CDS encoding universal stress protein, whose protein sequence is MYRRMVICVTEATPEEVIKVAAKLCGKETEVIVLHVVRILTELQKKDAEEKFAWVLSLLEKEGIKARLELVESADAKSAIVSFVKNVSADIVVTGTIQKKGILGVISESISDYLIKHIPCTLILVKRAD, encoded by the coding sequence ATGTACCGCCGGATGGTAATCTGTGTAACCGAAGCTACACCAGAAGAAGTGATTAAAGTTGCAGCAAAACTTTGTGGGAAAGAAACTGAAGTAATAGTTTTGCATGTAGTCAGAATTTTAACAGAACTTCAGAAAAAGGATGCAGAAGAGAAATTCGCTTGGGTGCTTTCTCTTCTAGAGAAAGAAGGAATAAAAGCAAGACTTGAACTGGTAGAGTCGGCGGATGCGAAAAGCGCAATTGTTTCTTTCGTGAAAAATGTTTCGGCAGACATAGTAGTGACTGGAACCATTCAGAAAAAAGGTATTCTCGGAGTAATCTCCGAAAGCATATCGGACTACCTCATCAAGCACATACCTTGTACCTTGATCCTCGTGAAAAGAGCTGATTAG
- a CDS encoding alanine--glyoxylate aminotransferase family protein yields MKLFTVGPVACRPEVLKEMSIQMFSHRSAEYVELHNDTVHRLQKFLETKNQVFLLPSSSTGMMEASVRNCVKKKVLCCICGEFGRRFAQVAKANGKEVVELEVPLGEAVTPELLEEALRKNPDVEAVTIIYSETSTGVLNPLPELTKVAKEHGKLTLVDAVSAMGGVELKIDEWEIDVCFAGSQKCFGIPPGLTVASVSQLALEISEKMENKGWYFDFKLYEKYQQRGNTPTTPPIPQIAALRKELEIIEKEGGKTARLELYRKRFEKIVKGVKDLGLSLFPKPGFESPTVVCVNAPAGMTGHDVYNRMRERGFELAKGYRQLGERTFRIGNMGYITFDDIEEMLKALAEVIGARR; encoded by the coding sequence ATGAAGCTCTTCACTGTTGGACCAGTTGCTTGCAGACCAGAGGTCCTGAAAGAAATGAGTATTCAGATGTTCAGTCATCGCAGTGCCGAATATGTTGAGCTTCATAATGATACAGTCCATCGTTTGCAGAAATTCTTGGAAACAAAAAATCAGGTTTTCCTCCTTCCATCTTCCAGCACGGGAATGATGGAAGCTTCAGTAAGAAACTGCGTTAAGAAAAAGGTCCTCTGCTGCATCTGCGGAGAGTTTGGAAGAAGATTCGCGCAGGTGGCAAAAGCCAATGGAAAAGAGGTAGTTGAATTAGAAGTACCACTCGGCGAAGCTGTGACCCCAGAACTTTTAGAAGAAGCACTGAGAAAAAATCCGGATGTCGAAGCAGTCACGATAATATACTCCGAAACCAGCACCGGTGTGCTTAATCCGCTTCCAGAGCTCACAAAGGTTGCGAAAGAACATGGAAAACTTACGCTCGTTGATGCTGTGAGCGCGATGGGTGGCGTGGAGCTCAAAATAGATGAGTGGGAGATCGACGTCTGTTTTGCGGGCTCGCAGAAATGTTTTGGAATCCCTCCTGGGCTCACCGTTGCCTCTGTGAGCCAATTGGCCTTAGAGATTTCTGAGAAAATGGAAAATAAGGGATGGTATTTTGATTTCAAGTTATACGAGAAATATCAGCAAAGGGGAAACACACCGACTACTCCGCCAATTCCCCAGATCGCTGCTCTCAGAAAGGAACTAGAAATAATAGAAAAGGAAGGCGGAAAGACTGCCCGTTTAGAACTCTATAGGAAAAGGTTCGAAAAAATAGTGAAGGGTGTCAAAGATCTGGGACTCTCTCTCTTTCCAAAACCTGGTTTTGAAAGTCCAACGGTAGTTTGCGTAAACGCTCCAGCCGGCATGACCGGGCACGATGTTTACAACAGAATGAGAGAGAGGGGTTTCGAGCTTGCGAAGGGATACCGTCAACTAGGCGAAAGGACATTTAGAATCGGAAACATGGGTTACATAACTTTTGATGACATAGAAGAAATGCTGAAAGCTTTAGCCGAAGTAATCGGTGCAAGGAGATAA
- a CDS encoding branched-chain amino acid transaminase, translating to MGLTPTKYIWMDGKFVKWKDAKVHVLTHTLHYGLGVFEGIRCYNTPKGPAIFRLRDHMKRFLKSAKTVEMKIPYNLNELCEAVRETVKMNKIKECYIRPIAFYGYGVMGLNPSGAPVNVAVAVWPWGTYLGEEGLQKGVRVKISKWRRISPMILPPQAKIVANYANSILAKLDALKSGFDEAILLNIDGYIAEGPGENVFIVKDGRLFTPPLDVGALEGITRDSVIKIARDEGLEVMEKNLRIEDLYSADEAFFTGTAAEVTPIAEVDGRKIGSGTRGPITERLQDIYFRTVRGLVKRYLKWLDFV from the coding sequence ATGGGTCTCACTCCGACTAAGTACATTTGGATGGATGGAAAATTCGTTAAATGGAAAGATGCCAAGGTACATGTTCTCACTCACACTCTCCACTATGGTTTAGGGGTTTTCGAAGGAATAAGATGTTATAACACTCCTAAAGGTCCGGCGATTTTTAGACTTCGGGACCACATGAAAAGATTCCTGAAATCGGCAAAAACTGTTGAGATGAAAATTCCGTATAATCTAAATGAGCTCTGTGAAGCTGTTAGAGAAACCGTGAAGATGAACAAAATCAAGGAGTGTTACATCAGACCGATAGCTTTCTACGGATACGGAGTTATGGGTTTGAATCCAAGCGGTGCTCCGGTAAACGTGGCTGTTGCCGTCTGGCCATGGGGAACGTATCTTGGCGAGGAAGGTCTACAAAAAGGCGTGCGCGTCAAGATATCCAAATGGCGCAGGATTTCTCCAATGATTCTCCCACCTCAGGCGAAAATAGTTGCAAATTATGCGAATTCGATACTGGCAAAGTTAGACGCGTTGAAGTCAGGATTTGATGAAGCAATTCTTCTCAACATAGACGGATACATTGCCGAAGGGCCTGGAGAAAATGTTTTCATAGTGAAAGATGGGCGACTGTTCACACCACCTCTCGATGTAGGAGCTCTAGAAGGAATAACAAGGGATTCTGTGATAAAAATAGCGAGAGACGAGGGATTAGAAGTGATGGAGAAAAATCTCAGAATAGAGGACCTGTACTCTGCTGATGAAGCTTTCTTTACCGGAACTGCTGCGGAAGTTACACCAATTGCGGAGGTTGATGGTAGGAAGATAGGTTCCGGAACGAGGGGTCCGATAACAGAAAGGCTTCAGGATATTTATTTCAGGACAGTCCGGGGTCTGGTAAAACGCTACTTGAAATGGCTTGATTTTGTTTAG
- a CDS encoding sulfite exporter TauE/SafE family protein — protein sequence MNFFVFLLGLAVSAVCSMVGLGGGAFITPALILLFSLPVKQAIGTSLFGIMIASISATIIHAKHKRVNYRIGLLLDTLDVPGAALGAYLTFFLPSHLLALFFGSIVLIMSALIMRKESDKSNCLNLTAKIVVVCIFGSFISGLVSGMVGVGGGIIDEAVMILALGMPIKVSAGTALFGMSLTTIGAVVPHHILGNVRTDFALPLGIGCAIGAIIGSSLTGRIHQEILKKILAAVMILIGIRMILLAF from the coding sequence ATGAACTTTTTCGTCTTTCTTTTAGGTTTGGCAGTTTCTGCTGTCTGTTCAATGGTCGGACTTGGAGGAGGCGCGTTTATCACACCAGCTCTAATTCTACTTTTCTCCTTACCGGTAAAGCAAGCTATAGGGACTAGCTTATTTGGAATAATGATCGCCTCTATTTCAGCGACAATAATCCATGCCAAACATAAACGAGTAAACTATCGAATTGGTTTACTGCTAGACACCCTTGATGTGCCGGGGGCTGCTCTTGGAGCATATCTCACATTTTTTCTTCCGTCACATCTGTTGGCTTTGTTTTTCGGTTCAATAGTTTTGATCATGTCAGCATTAATCATGAGAAAAGAAAGCGATAAGAGCAATTGTCTGAATTTAACCGCAAAAATTGTTGTTGTGTGTATATTCGGCAGCTTCATCAGCGGTCTTGTCTCTGGCATGGTGGGGGTTGGTGGTGGGATAATCGACGAAGCTGTTATGATTCTTGCACTCGGCATGCCAATCAAGGTTTCTGCTGGCACGGCTCTTTTTGGCATGTCGCTTACCACGATTGGCGCGGTAGTTCCACACCATATTTTAGGAAACGTTCGAACAGACTTTGCCCTACCTCTAGGAATAGGTTGTGCCATCGGAGCCATAATTGGGTCTAGCCTGACCGGAAGGATTCATCAAGAAATCTTGAAGAAAATACTCGCTGCTGTCATGATTTTGATTGGGATCAGAATGATCCTGCTGGCTTTCTAA
- the arfB gene encoding 2-amino-5-formylamino-6-ribosylaminopyrimidin-4(3H)-one 5'-monophosphate deformylase produces MKLGVLALGSVNEKHGAILPPDTDLRLATHVAREISKRVGAMFIGSVASSCEYPEIETGEHQSVETVLNDLKKVLRKAKEINVDTVIIVNGHGGNNLLKPELQKLERELDLTIIFCDSLLKLEGPHAWSGEVSAGLWLGFADMSKICDHIDFRKFPEVGFVGLMEARKKYPWVEKMAREVEEEEIRASLLLGKVIIECAVRDIIQTVEELGS; encoded by the coding sequence ATGAAATTGGGCGTTCTAGCGCTAGGCTCGGTGAATGAAAAACATGGTGCAATCTTGCCTCCGGATACTGACCTAAGACTTGCCACACATGTTGCTAGGGAAATCTCAAAAAGAGTTGGGGCAATGTTCATCGGTTCTGTTGCATCATCGTGTGAGTATCCTGAAATTGAAACTGGGGAACATCAATCAGTAGAAACTGTTCTAAATGACTTAAAGAAAGTTTTACGTAAAGCCAAAGAAATCAACGTAGACACAGTAATAATAGTAAACGGACATGGTGGAAACAATTTGCTTAAACCCGAACTACAAAAACTGGAGAGAGAACTTGATTTAACCATAATATTTTGCGATTCTCTTCTGAAGTTGGAAGGACCTCATGCATGGAGCGGAGAAGTCAGTGCAGGCCTCTGGCTGGGATTTGCTGACATGAGCAAAATTTGCGATCACATTGACTTTAGAAAATTTCCAGAGGTGGGGTTTGTCGGATTAATGGAAGCTAGGAAAAAATATCCATGGGTCGAAAAAATGGCAAGAGAAGTTGAGGAGGAAGAGATACGGGCAAGCCTGCTCTTGGGAAAAGTTATAATCGAATGTGCTGTTAGGGATATCATTCAAACTGTTGAAGAATTGGGATCGTAA
- a CDS encoding DUF72 domain-containing protein, whose translation MKIHIGCCGWAAGRKKYFQTFSTVELQSTFYKLPKPEMAEKLANEAPKDFIFCLKAWQAITHPITSPTWKRSGISPEELEKREYGFLRPTKDNFEAWKLTMEICERLSARICVIQTPPSFGFSEENMKNMKRFFGKAERGKILLAWEPRGTWSDHPDKIREMCTDLDLIHVVDPLRMKSLHFGSKKVAYFRLHGFGKPSIYNYKYSDEELRRILEEIKKTNAKEVFCMFNNVYMFEDAKRLKEMVDKK comes from the coding sequence ATGAAAATCCATATCGGGTGCTGTGGCTGGGCTGCAGGAAGGAAAAAATATTTCCAAACTTTCTCCACGGTAGAGCTTCAGTCCACATTCTATAAACTTCCAAAGCCGGAAATGGCAGAGAAATTGGCCAATGAGGCTCCAAAAGACTTTATTTTCTGTTTGAAAGCTTGGCAGGCAATAACACACCCGATCACAAGTCCTACTTGGAAGCGTTCTGGAATTTCACCTGAGGAGCTCGAAAAGAGGGAATACGGTTTTCTCAGACCGACAAAAGATAACTTTGAAGCATGGAAGCTCACGATGGAGATATGCGAAAGACTTTCCGCAAGAATCTGTGTGATCCAGACTCCACCAAGTTTTGGTTTTTCAGAGGAGAACATGAAAAACATGAAGAGATTTTTCGGTAAGGCCGAAAGAGGAAAAATCCTTCTGGCATGGGAACCACGCGGTACTTGGTCCGATCACCCCGATAAAATAAGAGAGATGTGCACGGATCTAGATTTGATACATGTGGTGGATCCACTGCGCATGAAATCCTTACATTTCGGCTCCAAAAAGGTTGCATACTTCCGGCTTCATGGATTTGGAAAACCTTCAATCTATAATTACAAATACTCCGACGAAGAGCTTCGACGTATTCTAGAAGAAATAAAGAAAACCAACGCGAAAGAGGTTTTCTGCATGTTTAACAATGTCTACATGTTTGAAGACGCTAAGCGTTTAAAGGAAATGGTTGATAAAAAATGA
- a CDS encoding MBL fold metallo-hydrolase, whose translation MKPRVLQIPGSFFGSNVYVIFDEKTAIIDAGLPEDFMRISRTMEKNGLNPADLDFIINTHCHFDHTGGDFMFVRLSGCLVFAHKNDSDVIERGDDVISCAKIFRSKLVPVRVEKRLVDGDEICLGNWTLKILHTPGHTAGSICILLPEEGILFSGDTVFADGFGRTDLPTGNPHDLVMSLRRLLSEPFSLIFPGHGEISKDGKESIKRALELVRRYAETERYFE comes from the coding sequence ATGAAACCTCGTGTTCTACAGATTCCAGGATCATTTTTCGGTTCAAATGTTTACGTCATATTTGATGAAAAGACAGCGATAATTGACGCTGGGCTCCCGGAAGATTTTATGCGCATCTCGCGGACGATGGAGAAAAATGGTCTAAATCCGGCTGACTTGGATTTTATCATAAATACGCATTGTCATTTCGATCATACCGGCGGAGATTTCATGTTTGTTAGACTTTCCGGCTGTTTGGTTTTTGCTCACAAGAACGATAGCGATGTTATAGAAAGAGGAGACGATGTTATTTCCTGTGCAAAAATTTTCAGAAGCAAGCTTGTTCCAGTTCGCGTTGAAAAAAGACTTGTTGACGGCGACGAAATTTGTTTGGGCAACTGGACGTTGAAGATTTTACACACTCCGGGACACACTGCCGGTAGTATATGCATTTTGTTACCAGAGGAAGGAATTCTGTTCAGCGGAGATACAGTTTTTGCTGATGGATTTGGAAGAACGGATCTACCAACCGGAAATCCACATGATTTGGTAATGTCTCTTCGTCGCTTACTTTCAGAACCATTTAGTCTGATTTTTCCAGGCCACGGTGAAATATCCAAAGACGGAAAAGAGAGTATCAAACGGGCATTGGAGCTAGTGAGAAGATATGCAGAAACCGAGAGATATTTTGAATAA
- a CDS encoding RNA repair domain-containing protein, translated as MQKPRDILNKLKWHERNLERAKITILHRGAANDQKVISGAEIISLSRGYMVVQSAGGELEIPYHRILQIEVDGKMIWSREFVRKSKKSSRI; from the coding sequence ATGCAGAAACCGAGAGATATTTTGAATAAGTTGAAGTGGCATGAAAGAAATCTGGAGAGGGCGAAAATAACTATTCTACACCGTGGAGCTGCAAATGATCAAAAGGTGATCTCCGGAGCTGAAATCATCTCTCTTTCTAGAGGCTACATGGTCGTGCAGAGCGCAGGAGGAGAATTAGAAATCCCATATCACAGAATTCTGCAGATAGAAGTGGATGGAAAGATGATTTGGAGCAGAGAGTTTGTCAGAAAATCCAAGAAAAGTTCACGAATTTAA
- the thpR gene encoding RNA 2',3'-cyclic phosphodiesterase — MVRLFIAVNLPEDLREKLASIQKEFPKVSLKFVEPENLHLTLKFLGETPTGKIEDIKKAISIAVQHSYSFELEVAGLGAFPDLRRSRVIWAGVRKGNQDVINLQRSIDRTLAEHGFPLEKDFHPHVTLARVKSAVDARQIVEFIREVGSRVFGSFCVKEVDLMQSTLTPRGPIYTKIFSAQLLDRKE; from the coding sequence ATGGTCCGTCTCTTCATAGCGGTCAACTTGCCAGAAGATCTGCGCGAGAAGCTCGCTTCTATTCAGAAGGAGTTTCCAAAAGTCTCTCTGAAATTTGTTGAACCAGAGAATCTTCATCTAACGCTAAAATTCTTAGGCGAAACCCCTACAGGAAAGATCGAAGACATAAAAAAAGCAATTTCTATCGCTGTTCAGCACAGTTATTCATTTGAACTGGAAGTCGCAGGTCTAGGCGCCTTCCCAGATTTGCGGAGGAGTAGAGTGATTTGGGCAGGAGTAAGAAAAGGAAACCAAGATGTCATCAATCTTCAACGGAGCATAGATAGGACACTTGCTGAGCATGGTTTCCCGCTAGAGAAAGACTTTCATCCCCATGTAACTTTAGCTCGCGTAAAGTCAGCAGTAGATGCTCGTCAAATAGTTGAATTTATACGCGAAGTCGGCTCTCGAGTGTTCGGTTCTTTCTGTGTGAAAGAAGTAGACCTCATGCAGAGTACGCTAACCCCTCGAGGACCCATCTATACGAAGATTTTCTCGGCTCAACTTTTAGACCGAAAAGAATAA
- the hisF gene encoding imidazole glycerol phosphate synthase subunit HisF produces the protein MLAKRIIPCLDVNKGRVVKGIKFQNLREAGDPAELAKFYEEQGADEIVFLDIGASPEGREAMFDVVRRTAETLFVPLTVGGGMRSINDIERMLKSGADKVAINTAAVENPQLVKLASEKFGSQCIVIAIDAKSVGKDKWEVYTYGGRKPTGLDAIEWARKVEKLGAGEILLTSMDADGTQQGYDIPLTKAVCEAVNIPVIASGGAGTLEHIYEVFVKTSADAALAASIFHFGKYTVGDVKRYLMERGIPVRS, from the coding sequence ATGCTAGCAAAGCGCATAATACCATGCTTAGATGTAAATAAAGGAAGGGTTGTCAAAGGCATTAAATTTCAAAATCTAAGAGAAGCTGGCGATCCTGCAGAGTTGGCAAAGTTTTATGAAGAGCAAGGTGCAGACGAAATAGTTTTTCTAGATATAGGAGCCTCGCCAGAAGGAAGAGAAGCGATGTTCGATGTTGTAAGACGTACCGCAGAAACTTTGTTTGTTCCTTTAACAGTTGGTGGTGGGATGAGATCCATAAACGACATAGAGCGAATGCTGAAGAGCGGGGCCGATAAAGTAGCTATAAATACGGCCGCGGTCGAGAATCCCCAGCTCGTGAAGCTAGCATCAGAGAAATTCGGCAGCCAGTGTATTGTCATCGCGATTGATGCGAAGTCGGTGGGGAAGGATAAATGGGAGGTTTATACATACGGAGGAAGAAAGCCTACAGGTCTCGACGCGATTGAATGGGCAAGAAAGGTTGAAAAACTTGGAGCCGGAGAAATCCTCCTAACGAGTATGGATGCAGACGGCACTCAACAGGGATATGATATTCCCCTTACGAAAGCCGTGTGTGAAGCCGTGAATATTCCGGTTATTGCATCTGGTGGAGCTGGAACTCTCGAGCACATTTATGAAGTTTTTGTCAAGACTTCCGCGGATGCGGCTCTCGCAGCCAGCATTTTTCATTTTGGTAAGTATACAGTCGGAGATGTAAAACGCTATTTGATGGAAAGAGGAATACCAGTGAGGAGCTGA